The following proteins are encoded in a genomic region of Flexivirga oryzae:
- a CDS encoding cache domain-containing protein, protein MTPQVQPVADVIAAAAEQVFAVVETVRSRSVRLYEQVVASSGRPCAEDISTLRPFIQDHLAAQTGVIVGLGLIVAPDLLADQPLRLEWWQSEPGQAAPVGLAVDLKQNSPGFYDYAGTEWFAVPHRSGRRHIMGPYVDVHGTGRYILTFTVPVMSGDVFVGVAGADVSAPAFERRLIAEFASDTGILVANPEGRVVLSNCPRWVQGDRFAAPATPTSVTATQLTDLPWRVWQDVAKPLTSEV, encoded by the coding sequence ATGACGCCGCAGGTGCAGCCGGTGGCGGACGTGATTGCCGCGGCAGCCGAGCAGGTCTTCGCGGTCGTGGAGACGGTCCGCTCCCGGTCCGTGCGGCTGTACGAGCAGGTCGTCGCGTCCAGCGGACGGCCGTGCGCCGAGGACATCTCGACGCTCCGACCGTTCATCCAGGACCACCTCGCGGCGCAGACCGGCGTGATCGTCGGTCTGGGCCTGATCGTCGCTCCGGACCTGCTCGCCGACCAGCCGTTGCGGCTGGAGTGGTGGCAGTCCGAGCCGGGGCAGGCCGCCCCCGTCGGGCTCGCGGTCGACCTGAAACAGAACAGCCCCGGCTTCTACGACTACGCCGGGACCGAGTGGTTCGCCGTGCCGCACCGGTCGGGTCGTCGGCACATCATGGGTCCGTATGTCGATGTGCACGGCACCGGCCGTTACATCCTGACCTTCACGGTGCCCGTCATGTCCGGCGACGTCTTCGTCGGTGTGGCCGGCGCAGACGTGTCCGCGCCGGCGTTCGAACGCCGGCTGATCGCCGAGTTCGCTTCCGACACAGGAATCCTCGTGGCCAACCCGGAGGGCCGGGTGGTGCTCTCGAACTGTCCGCGCTGGGTCCAGGGTGACCGATTCGCGGCTCCCGCGACGCCGACGTCCGTGACGGCGACGCAGCTGACCGACCTGCCGTGGCGGGTGTGGCAGGACGTCGCAAAACCATTGACATCAGAGGTTTAA
- a CDS encoding APC family permease produces MTESTAAAPPGAATEAPHLRRVLKVPSLVLFGLAYMVPLTVFTTFGPVDKITDGHVPGAYVLTLAAMMFTAISYGRMSRRYPVAGSAYTYTQQSFGGSVGFLAGWALLLDYILLPMINYLVIGLYLNESFPAVPQAVWVIAAIVLVTVLNVLGIKSVARINFVLVAAQAIFIVVFVALAIRFLVGGTLPSMSAPFVDSGTSFGSLATGASVLCLSFLGFDAVSTLSEEARNPRKDIPRAILATTIAGGVVFILLSYVATLVVPDWHSFTDVDTASLDVMKAIGGAAFTSFFTAAYIGGASASALASQASVSRILYTMGRDRVLPESFFGRLNPRFGSPANAAVLVGVISLAALFISLDVAASIISFGALVAFSCVNLSVIKSHAIDGRDWRGRALIPHIVLPVIGFALTVWLWTSLPKDSLIVGLCWAFVGACYLLWLTRLFRRPTPTMELAE; encoded by the coding sequence ATGACCGAATCCACCGCCGCCGCGCCGCCCGGCGCGGCGACCGAAGCCCCGCACCTGCGCCGTGTGCTCAAGGTGCCCTCGCTCGTCCTCTTCGGGCTGGCCTACATGGTGCCGCTCACCGTCTTCACGACGTTCGGACCCGTCGACAAGATCACCGACGGCCACGTGCCCGGCGCCTATGTCCTCACCCTGGCCGCGATGATGTTCACCGCGATCAGCTATGGCCGGATGTCACGCCGCTACCCGGTGGCGGGCTCGGCATACACCTACACCCAGCAGTCGTTCGGCGGCAGTGTGGGCTTCCTCGCCGGTTGGGCCCTGTTGCTCGACTACATCCTGCTGCCGATGATCAACTACCTGGTGATCGGGCTCTACCTGAACGAGTCCTTCCCCGCCGTGCCCCAGGCCGTCTGGGTCATCGCCGCGATCGTGCTCGTGACGGTGCTGAACGTGCTCGGCATCAAGTCGGTCGCCCGCATCAACTTCGTGCTCGTCGCCGCGCAGGCCATCTTCATCGTAGTGTTCGTCGCGCTCGCCATCCGGTTCCTCGTGGGCGGCACGCTCCCGTCGATGTCGGCGCCGTTCGTCGACTCCGGGACATCGTTCGGTTCACTGGCGACGGGTGCATCGGTGCTGTGCCTGTCCTTCCTCGGATTCGACGCTGTATCAACGCTTTCGGAGGAGGCCCGCAACCCGAGGAAGGACATCCCGCGAGCCATCCTGGCGACGACGATCGCTGGCGGGGTGGTCTTCATCCTGCTGTCGTATGTCGCAACGCTCGTGGTGCCCGACTGGCACTCGTTCACCGACGTCGACACCGCATCGCTCGACGTGATGAAGGCCATCGGCGGCGCGGCGTTCACCTCGTTCTTCACCGCCGCCTACATCGGCGGCGCATCCGCGTCGGCGCTCGCCTCCCAGGCCTCCGTCTCCCGCATCCTCTACACGATGGGCCGCGACCGCGTGTTGCCCGAGTCGTTCTTCGGCCGGCTGAACCCGCGGTTCGGCTCGCCGGCGAACGCCGCCGTGCTCGTCGGGGTGATCTCGCTCGCGGCACTGTTCATCTCCCTCGACGTGGCCGCGTCGATCATCTCGTTCGGTGCACTCGTGGCGTTCTCCTGCGTCAACCTGAGCGTCATCAAGTCGCACGCGATCGACGGCCGGGACTGGCGCGGCCGAGCCCTGATCCCGCACATCGTGCTGCCGGTGATCGGCTTCGCGCTCACCGTGTGGCTGTGGACGTCGCTGCCGAAGGACTCGCTGATCGTCGGCCTGTGCTGGGCCTTCGTCGGCGCGTGCTACCTGCTGTGGCTCACCCGGCTGTTCCGCCGGCCCACCCCGACCATGGAACTGGCGGAGTAG
- a CDS encoding dienelactone hydrolase family protein codes for MNTSLFTSATTRDGVVERDFVVGEVPGVLWSPVDASPGTPLVLMGHGGGLHKRSRGLVARAREAVLRDGFVVAAIDAPGHGDRPRSAQDQHWVDTMLAERAAGRSMAATIADYNRSLVERAVPEWRAALDALQELPEIGSGMPIGYSGMTLASAIGIPLVVAESRITAAVFGGVFVYDDITIAARRVTIPIEFLLPLDDPEIDRQSGLDLFDEFASEDKTLHAFPGSHFTVPVERVDTRFFARQLRPGGPATTTH; via the coding sequence ATGAACACTTCACTTTTCACCTCCGCGACCACCCGCGACGGAGTGGTCGAACGGGACTTCGTCGTGGGCGAGGTCCCCGGCGTCCTCTGGTCGCCGGTCGATGCATCGCCCGGAACACCGCTGGTCCTGATGGGCCACGGCGGTGGCCTGCACAAGCGATCACGCGGCCTCGTCGCACGCGCTCGCGAGGCCGTCCTGCGTGACGGTTTCGTGGTCGCCGCCATCGACGCCCCGGGCCACGGGGACCGGCCACGGTCCGCCCAGGACCAGCACTGGGTCGACACGATGCTCGCCGAACGCGCGGCGGGACGCTCCATGGCGGCGACCATCGCCGACTACAACCGCTCGCTCGTCGAGCGCGCCGTGCCGGAGTGGCGGGCGGCGCTCGACGCGCTGCAGGAACTGCCCGAGATCGGGTCCGGAATGCCGATCGGTTACTCGGGCATGACGCTCGCCAGCGCGATCGGCATACCGCTCGTCGTCGCCGAATCACGCATCACCGCAGCAGTTTTCGGCGGTGTCTTCGTGTATGACGACATCACGATCGCCGCTCGTCGCGTGACGATCCCGATCGAGTTCCTGCTGCCGCTGGACGATCCCGAGATCGACCGGCAGTCCGGCCTGGACCTCTTCGACGAGTTCGCGTCGGAGGACAAGACGCTGCACGCCTTCCCGGGCAGCCACTTCACCGTGCCGGTGGAGCGCGTTGACACCCGCTTCTTCGCCCGGCAGTTGCGCCCCGGAGGGCCGGCCACCACGACGCACTGA
- a CDS encoding TetR/AcrR family transcriptional regulator, with translation MARRSGRPSTALLSRDGIVDCAYRLMREEPLDRVSLARIAAELGVRTPSLYNHVDGWDELLNGVRGRVIEQFDLSGFGHQPWRAAFERWIRSYIDAFATLHPTACAAIAVLPMKAHPAAMAMYEVVCTAMLEQGLPDDDVLPMLVAIESFAIGSALDLRAPDLYTAPDAPDRYPNYYRLFTDGDGNRRERSVAAGVEALLDELAIRLEQPEPAATAGTTRETS, from the coding sequence ATGGCTCGTCGCAGTGGTCGCCCGTCGACCGCGCTCCTGTCCCGGGACGGCATCGTCGACTGCGCCTACCGGCTGATGCGCGAGGAACCCCTCGACCGGGTGTCGCTGGCACGCATCGCCGCCGAGCTCGGCGTGCGCACACCGTCGCTCTACAACCACGTCGACGGCTGGGACGAACTGCTCAACGGCGTCCGTGGCCGGGTCATCGAGCAGTTCGACCTGTCCGGGTTCGGTCACCAGCCGTGGCGGGCGGCCTTCGAGCGCTGGATCCGCTCCTACATCGACGCATTCGCGACCCTGCACCCCACGGCATGCGCCGCCATCGCCGTCCTGCCGATGAAGGCACACCCCGCAGCCATGGCCATGTACGAGGTGGTGTGCACGGCGATGCTCGAGCAGGGACTGCCCGACGACGACGTGCTGCCGATGCTGGTGGCGATCGAGTCGTTCGCGATCGGGTCGGCGCTCGACCTGCGCGCGCCCGACCTCTACACCGCGCCGGACGCCCCCGACCGCTATCCGAACTACTACCGCCTGTTCACCGACGGCGACGGCAACCGCCGGGAGCGCTCCGTCGCCGCCGGTGTCGAGGCGTTGCTCGACGAACTGGCCATCCGGCTCGAACAACCGGAGCCGGCCGCGACCGCCGGCACGACGAGGGAGACATCATGA
- a CDS encoding amidohydrolase, with amino-acid sequence MTRTVITGAKIFTADGAGSWSHAIAVDGDRIVALGDAALARTDGADTVIDARGRLVVPGFQDAHVHAPFAGNDLRHVWLNDTEATADAYLAAVADYARAHPDEEWIVGGGWYMEAFPGGTPHRDLLDAVVPDRPVFLMNRDVHGAWANSKALELAGLDRSTPDPADGRYERDADGELTGCLHEGAAYAFRDTVAPTPTVDDWVDGILTAQTYLHSLGITGWQDAWVTPQTLQAYRRLAADGRLTARVVGAQWWERSEGLEQIDRFVAQRDLGAPGFDPSRVKIMVDGVLENHTGSLQEPYCDGCGGYLMSADGPNRGLTYVDPEILKRAVTELDRLGFSVHMHAIGDAAVRRCLDAVEAARLDHGYRDTRHHIAHVQLVHPDDVPRFQQLGVTVNAQALWACNDRQMTQLTLPYLGAERSGWQYPFGSLAAAGATLAMGSDWPVSTPDPLAQIEVAVNRKDPGDRDAAPLLPHEALTLSGALRAFTAGSAHINGDDDAGRLAVGRRADLAVLDRDIFTDPTRVADAHVTLTMASGRVVHTAPA; translated from the coding sequence ATGACGCGCACCGTGATCACCGGGGCCAAGATCTTCACCGCGGACGGCGCCGGCTCCTGGAGCCACGCGATCGCCGTGGACGGCGACCGGATCGTCGCGCTCGGCGACGCGGCGCTGGCCCGCACGGACGGCGCCGACACGGTGATCGACGCGCGCGGCCGCCTGGTCGTCCCCGGGTTCCAGGACGCCCACGTCCACGCCCCGTTCGCGGGCAACGACCTGCGACACGTCTGGCTCAACGACACCGAGGCAACCGCGGACGCCTACCTGGCCGCGGTCGCCGACTACGCCCGGGCGCACCCGGACGAGGAGTGGATCGTCGGCGGCGGGTGGTACATGGAGGCCTTCCCCGGCGGCACCCCGCACCGCGACCTGCTCGACGCCGTCGTGCCGGACCGCCCGGTCTTCCTGATGAACCGGGACGTGCACGGCGCCTGGGCCAACTCGAAGGCGCTCGAGCTCGCCGGGCTGGACCGCTCGACGCCCGACCCGGCGGACGGGCGCTACGAGCGGGACGCCGACGGCGAGCTGACCGGCTGCCTGCACGAGGGGGCGGCATACGCCTTCCGGGACACCGTCGCACCGACACCAACCGTCGACGACTGGGTGGACGGCATCCTCACCGCGCAGACCTATCTGCACTCCCTCGGGATCACCGGATGGCAGGACGCGTGGGTGACCCCGCAGACGCTGCAGGCCTACCGGCGCCTCGCCGCGGACGGCCGGCTGACCGCCCGCGTCGTCGGCGCCCAGTGGTGGGAGCGCAGCGAGGGCCTGGAGCAGATCGACCGCTTCGTCGCGCAGCGCGACCTCGGCGCACCGGGTTTCGACCCCAGCCGGGTGAAGATCATGGTCGACGGCGTCCTGGAGAACCACACCGGTTCGCTGCAGGAGCCGTACTGCGACGGCTGCGGCGGCTACCTGATGTCCGCCGACGGGCCCAATCGCGGTCTGACGTATGTCGATCCGGAGATCCTGAAGCGTGCCGTCACCGAGCTGGACCGGCTCGGCTTCTCGGTGCACATGCACGCCATCGGCGATGCCGCGGTACGGCGCTGCCTGGACGCGGTCGAGGCGGCCCGGCTGGATCACGGGTACCGCGACACCCGGCACCACATCGCGCACGTGCAACTGGTGCACCCGGACGACGTGCCGCGCTTCCAGCAGCTCGGCGTCACCGTGAACGCGCAGGCGCTGTGGGCCTGCAACGACCGGCAGATGACCCAGCTGACCCTCCCCTACCTCGGCGCGGAACGCTCCGGCTGGCAGTACCCCTTCGGGTCACTGGCAGCCGCGGGCGCGACCCTCGCCATGGGCAGCGACTGGCCGGTGTCGACACCGGATCCGCTCGCACAGATCGAGGTCGCGGTCAACCGGAAGGACCCCGGTGACCGCGACGCCGCACCGCTCCTGCCGCACGAGGCCCTGACCTTGTCCGGGGCGCTGCGCGCCTTCACCGCCGGCAGCGCCCACATCAACGGCGACGACGACGCCGGCCGGCTCGCCGTGGGCCGCCGCGCCGACCTCGCCGTGCTCGACCGTGACATCTTCACCGACCCCACCCGCGTCGCCGATGCCCACGTGACCCTGACGATGGCCTCCGGCCGCGTCGTCCACACCGCACCCGCATGA
- a CDS encoding APC family permease, with protein MGSPTTSVHEDDDAHLASLGYTSDFKRDMNLWGNFSLGFTYLSPVVGIYSLFAFALATGGPPMIWAVVIAGVGQLLVALVFGEVVAQFPVSGGVYPWARRLWGRKWAWMTGWIYMCALIVTIASVTYGAGPFVAMLLGIDPSANVTILCALVLIAIVTLVNLGGTKLLAKIAFFGFAAELCGAVVVGGWLLITERHHNLGVLFDSMGTAGTGTYTSAFLASALIGVYLYYGFEACGDVAEEVRNPGIQIPRAMRMTIYIGGVASLFITLALVLAVPDFGAVISGKDADPVSTVFQDAFGTVGFRIVMCVVLISFFSCALSLQAAASRLVYSYSRDDMMPASHLFRRFSQSRHVPPYALVLAALVPALIIIGSKISADALTKIISFASLGIYLGFMMVVLAALRARLRGWKPSGKFTMGRWGLAVNIAAFTYQVLAAINMAWPRTPDVPWYDNWIVLLSACVVIAIGLAYMLAAKPYARRDDIAHGDAASSSEPAAEPAP; from the coding sequence ATGGGATCGCCTACGACATCCGTGCACGAGGACGACGACGCTCACCTGGCGTCACTCGGGTACACCTCGGACTTCAAGCGGGACATGAACCTCTGGGGCAACTTCTCCCTGGGCTTCACCTACCTGTCCCCGGTAGTCGGCATCTACTCGCTGTTCGCGTTCGCACTGGCCACCGGTGGCCCACCGATGATCTGGGCCGTCGTCATCGCCGGTGTCGGGCAGCTGCTGGTGGCCCTGGTGTTCGGTGAGGTCGTCGCGCAGTTCCCCGTGTCCGGTGGCGTCTATCCCTGGGCCCGGCGGCTGTGGGGGCGCAAGTGGGCGTGGATGACCGGCTGGATCTACATGTGCGCGCTCATCGTCACCATCGCGAGCGTGACCTACGGCGCCGGCCCGTTCGTCGCCATGCTGCTGGGTATCGACCCCTCCGCCAACGTGACCATCCTGTGCGCGCTGGTGCTGATCGCGATCGTCACGCTGGTCAATCTCGGCGGGACGAAGCTGCTGGCCAAGATCGCGTTCTTCGGCTTCGCCGCCGAACTGTGCGGTGCCGTCGTCGTCGGCGGCTGGCTGCTGATCACCGAGCGGCACCACAACCTCGGGGTGCTGTTCGACTCGATGGGTACGGCGGGCACCGGCACCTACACCTCGGCGTTCCTGGCGTCGGCGCTCATCGGCGTCTACCTCTACTACGGCTTCGAGGCGTGCGGCGACGTCGCCGAGGAGGTGCGCAACCCCGGCATCCAGATCCCCCGGGCCATGCGGATGACGATCTACATCGGCGGTGTTGCGTCGCTGTTCATCACCCTCGCGCTGGTCCTGGCTGTCCCCGACTTCGGGGCGGTCATCTCCGGCAAGGACGCCGACCCGGTGTCGACGGTCTTCCAGGACGCGTTCGGGACGGTCGGTTTCCGGATCGTCATGTGCGTCGTGCTGATCTCGTTCTTCTCCTGCGCGCTCAGCCTGCAGGCCGCGGCCAGCCGGCTGGTCTACTCCTACTCGCGCGACGACATGATGCCGGCGAGTCACCTGTTCCGCCGGTTCTCGCAGAGCCGGCACGTCCCGCCGTACGCGCTCGTGCTCGCCGCCCTGGTGCCGGCGCTGATCATCATCGGATCGAAGATCTCCGCCGACGCGCTGACCAAGATCATCTCGTTCGCGTCGCTCGGCATCTACCTGGGCTTCATGATGGTGGTGCTCGCCGCGCTGCGTGCCCGGCTGCGCGGCTGGAAGCCGTCCGGCAAGTTCACGATGGGTCGGTGGGGTCTCGCGGTCAACATCGCCGCGTTCACCTACCAGGTGCTGGCCGCGATCAACATGGCGTGGCCGCGCACCCCGGACGTGCCCTGGTACGACAACTGGATCGTGCTGCTGTCCGCGTGCGTCGTGATCGCCATCGGTCTCGCGTACATGCTGGCGGCGAAGCCGTACGCCCGCCGCGACGACATCGCACACGGCGACGCAGCCTCATCGTCCGAGCCGGCTGCCGAGCCGGCACCCTGA
- a CDS encoding peptidoglycan-binding domain-containing protein, with protein MSDQTVTPPRPRRGAIPTPRHVLAAARAFEPPVAAPPQFFTRPAQISMWGNDVHGDCVTAEEAFAKACHDPEIFITDSEAIGWATGHGVLEGAYLPDVLTWMEHDGFRRNGTVYDDGGHSSVDWTNPSRLHGAIAQGPVKIGVAADQLEDAWLSTGGQNGWFATGFHHDDNEDHCTSLCGYGTIGWLAAQLGVSVPASVNAGAAGYAMFTWNSIGIIDHPSMVAITQEAWVRHPTTVTVGTLQPWPVLHQGAGGHPVPTLQHLLNAHGAKLVADGAFGPLTDAAVRHYQHSAGLAVDGIVGPKTWQHVIVTCSLGNHGDAVKGVQVEINYRNLSGNPATYLAVDGVFGPKTDQAVRGFQQSLHADVPTVVVDGVVGPMTWQGLVSGMLAG; from the coding sequence ATGTCCGACCAGACCGTCACGCCACCCCGTCCACGTCGGGGCGCCATACCCACGCCGCGGCACGTGCTCGCGGCGGCGAGGGCGTTCGAGCCGCCGGTGGCAGCGCCGCCGCAGTTCTTCACCCGGCCGGCGCAGATCTCCATGTGGGGCAACGACGTCCACGGTGACTGCGTCACGGCCGAGGAGGCGTTCGCCAAGGCCTGCCACGACCCGGAGATCTTCATCACCGACAGCGAGGCGATCGGCTGGGCGACCGGGCACGGCGTCCTGGAAGGCGCGTACCTGCCGGATGTGCTGACCTGGATGGAGCACGACGGCTTCCGCCGCAACGGCACCGTGTATGACGACGGCGGCCACTCCAGCGTGGACTGGACGAACCCGTCCCGCCTGCACGGCGCCATCGCACAAGGTCCGGTGAAGATCGGCGTCGCGGCGGATCAGCTCGAGGACGCCTGGCTGAGCACCGGGGGGCAGAACGGCTGGTTCGCCACCGGCTTCCACCACGACGACAACGAGGACCACTGCACCTCGCTGTGTGGCTACGGCACGATCGGCTGGCTCGCCGCGCAACTCGGCGTGAGCGTGCCGGCATCCGTCAACGCCGGCGCTGCGGGCTATGCGATGTTCACCTGGAACTCGATCGGCATCATCGACCACCCGTCGATGGTCGCGATCACCCAGGAGGCGTGGGTGCGTCACCCGACGACCGTCACCGTGGGGACGCTGCAGCCGTGGCCCGTCCTGCATCAGGGCGCGGGCGGGCATCCGGTCCCCACCCTGCAGCACCTGCTCAACGCGCACGGCGCGAAGCTGGTCGCGGACGGTGCGTTCGGTCCGCTCACCGATGCCGCGGTCCGCCACTACCAGCACAGCGCCGGGCTCGCGGTGGACGGCATCGTGGGGCCGAAGACCTGGCAGCACGTGATCGTCACCTGCAGCCTCGGCAACCACGGCGATGCGGTCAAGGGTGTGCAGGTGGAGATCAACTACCGCAACCTGTCCGGCAACCCGGCCACCTACCTGGCCGTCGACGGCGTGTTCGGCCCCAAGACCGACCAGGCGGTGCGCGGCTTCCAGCAGAGCCTGCATGCCGACGTGCCGACCGTCGTCGTCGACGGGGTCGTCGGCCCGATGACCTGGCAGGGCCTGGTGAGCGGGATGCTGGCCGGCTGA
- a CDS encoding NAD-dependent succinate-semialdehyde dehydrogenase encodes MPQTPTYQVTDPVTGEVGQTFPFATDAEIEEAVAKSAAAFREWRDRPIEERAAVVKRVGELFAERATELGALITTEMGKRPAQAVGEAEFSGEIFGYYADNGPELLAPTPLPGHDSAYVERLPIGPIVGVMPWNYPYYQVARFAGPNLVAGNTVLLKHAENCPTSALAIAGIMRDAGVPDGVYVNLFATHEQVANMIADDRVQGVSVTGSERAGRAVAETAGRNLKKVVLELGGSDPYIILDSDDVGAAAKTAWVTRMENVGQACNSNKRMIVADGVYDEFVSQLIELASKTTPRQPGDDSPKSYSPMVSRAAAERLHEQVQDAVDKGATLHVGGELADGKSAYYSPAVLTGVTPEMRAYTEELFGPVAVVYQVGSDDEAVELANVVDYGLGGAVFSTDVDRARKVAGRLEVGMANVNTPAGEGADLPFGGTKRSGFGRELGPLGIEEFLNKRLFYVEQ; translated from the coding sequence ATGCCGCAAACCCCGACATACCAGGTGACCGATCCCGTGACCGGCGAGGTGGGACAGACCTTCCCCTTCGCAACCGACGCGGAGATCGAGGAGGCGGTCGCGAAGTCGGCGGCCGCGTTCCGGGAGTGGCGCGATCGCCCGATCGAGGAGCGGGCCGCCGTCGTGAAACGGGTCGGTGAGCTCTTCGCCGAGCGGGCCACCGAGCTCGGTGCGCTGATCACCACCGAGATGGGCAAGCGCCCCGCGCAGGCGGTGGGCGAGGCCGAGTTCAGTGGCGAGATCTTCGGCTACTACGCCGACAACGGCCCCGAACTCCTTGCTCCCACACCGTTGCCCGGCCACGACTCGGCATACGTCGAGCGCCTCCCGATCGGCCCGATCGTGGGCGTGATGCCGTGGAACTACCCCTACTACCAGGTGGCCCGCTTCGCCGGCCCCAACCTCGTCGCGGGCAACACGGTGCTGCTCAAGCACGCCGAGAACTGCCCGACCTCGGCGCTGGCCATCGCCGGCATCATGCGCGACGCCGGCGTCCCGGACGGCGTCTATGTCAACCTGTTCGCGACGCACGAGCAGGTCGCGAACATGATCGCCGACGACCGGGTGCAGGGTGTGTCGGTGACGGGCTCGGAGCGGGCCGGCCGGGCCGTCGCGGAGACCGCGGGCCGCAACCTGAAGAAGGTCGTGCTCGAACTCGGCGGCTCCGACCCCTACATCATCCTGGACAGCGACGACGTCGGCGCGGCGGCCAAGACCGCATGGGTGACGCGGATGGAGAACGTCGGGCAGGCGTGCAACTCCAACAAGCGAATGATCGTCGCCGACGGCGTGTATGACGAATTCGTCTCCCAGCTCATCGAATTGGCGTCCAAGACCACCCCGCGGCAGCCCGGCGACGACTCGCCGAAGAGCTACTCGCCGATGGTGTCGCGGGCCGCGGCCGAGCGCCTGCACGAACAGGTCCAGGACGCCGTCGACAAGGGCGCGACCCTGCACGTCGGTGGTGAGCTGGCGGACGGCAAGAGCGCCTACTACTCCCCCGCCGTGCTGACCGGGGTGACTCCCGAGATGCGCGCCTACACCGAGGAGCTCTTCGGGCCGGTGGCCGTCGTCTACCAGGTCGGCAGCGACGACGAAGCGGTCGAGCTGGCCAACGTCGTCGACTACGGGCTGGGTGGCGCGGTGTTCAGCACCGACGTCGACCGCGCCCGCAAGGTCGCCGGCCGCCTGGAGGTCGGTATGGCGAACGTCAACACCCCCGCCGGTGAGGGCGCCGACCTGCCGTTCGGCGGCACCAAGCGCTCCGGCTTCGGCCGCGAGCTCGGGCCGCTCGGCATCGAGGAGTTCCTCAACAAGCGGCTGTTCTACGTGGAGCAGTAG
- a CDS encoding glycoside hydrolase family 3 N-terminal domain-containing protein, giving the protein MKKLGGRPVALGATFAIATVGMTLGAAQPSHAADRSTAATSCTTHPVIYYGSTGACVKRAQQLLIQHGYSVGSAGADGDFGAATRAAVERFQSPRHLNVTGVVDRLNWKALEAFGPTGSACVTQTFNHLTKAQRVGQLFMVGLESNNQSYVHALMKYDHVGNLLFLGGWSGDGTVGHITDANQGLTSDAWTGNVPLLIGADQEGGYVQQLTGTGFTKLPTALTQGTWSSAHQTSTGALVGQQLRDVGVNVNLAPVTDTVPKSLGTGNGPIGHYYREYGYTTGTVSRAVTNIVHGLNSRTEVATLKHFPGLGRIKNNTDTSSTGITDNTATTSDPYLAPFKSGIKAGAGMVMVGLAWYPKIDSANQAAFSQKIITTLLRGQLGFKGVVVSDSLSAVAVQHVSVGQRAVRFIAAGGDIALTGDAHEIPAMEKAILAKMTSSPAFTKQVNASVHRVLSLKSSHGLLFCS; this is encoded by the coding sequence ATGAAGAAGCTCGGGGGGCGGCCAGTGGCGCTCGGCGCCACGTTCGCCATCGCAACGGTCGGTATGACGCTCGGGGCGGCACAGCCCTCGCACGCGGCGGATCGCAGCACGGCCGCGACCAGCTGTACGACGCATCCGGTCATCTACTACGGCAGCACGGGCGCGTGCGTGAAGCGCGCCCAGCAGCTGCTCATCCAACACGGCTACTCGGTCGGGTCGGCCGGCGCCGACGGAGACTTCGGCGCGGCGACCCGTGCAGCGGTCGAGCGCTTCCAGAGCCCGCGGCACCTGAACGTGACCGGTGTCGTCGACCGGCTGAACTGGAAGGCGTTGGAGGCGTTCGGCCCGACCGGGTCGGCATGCGTCACGCAGACGTTCAACCACCTGACCAAGGCGCAGCGGGTGGGGCAGCTGTTCATGGTCGGGTTGGAGTCGAACAACCAGAGCTACGTGCACGCGCTGATGAAGTACGACCACGTGGGCAACCTCCTCTTCCTCGGCGGCTGGAGCGGCGACGGCACGGTCGGGCACATCACGGACGCCAATCAGGGCCTGACGTCCGACGCCTGGACCGGCAACGTCCCGCTGCTCATCGGCGCCGACCAGGAGGGCGGCTACGTGCAGCAGTTGACGGGGACCGGGTTCACCAAGCTGCCGACCGCACTGACCCAGGGGACGTGGTCCTCGGCGCATCAGACGTCGACGGGCGCCCTCGTGGGGCAGCAACTGCGGGACGTCGGGGTCAACGTCAACCTGGCCCCGGTGACCGACACCGTCCCGAAGTCGCTCGGCACCGGCAACGGCCCGATCGGCCACTACTACCGTGAGTACGGGTACACCACGGGCACCGTCTCCCGGGCAGTGACCAACATCGTCCACGGCCTCAACTCACGCACCGAGGTCGCGACGCTGAAGCACTTCCCCGGACTCGGCCGGATCAAGAACAACACCGACACGTCGAGCACCGGCATCACGGACAACACGGCGACCACCTCGGACCCGTACCTGGCTCCGTTCAAGTCCGGCATCAAGGCCGGCGCCGGCATGGTGATGGTCGGGCTGGCCTGGTACCCGAAGATCGACTCGGCCAACCAGGCGGCCTTCTCCCAGAAGATCATCACGACGCTGTTGCGCGGCCAGCTCGGCTTCAAGGGTGTTGTCGTCAGTGACTCGCTGAGTGCCGTTGCGGTGCAACACGTCTCGGTCGGCCAGCGTGCCGTGCGATTCATCGCCGCCGGCGGTGACATCGCGCTCACCGGTGACGCGCACGAGATCCCCGCGATGGAGAAGGCGATCCTGGCGAAGATGACGTCGAGCCCGGCGTTCACCAAGCAGGTCAACGCCTCCGTGCATCGCGTGCTGAGTCTGAAGTCGTCGCACGGGTTGCTGTTCTGCTCCTGA